From the Bacteroidota bacterium genome, one window contains:
- a CDS encoding anhydro-N-acetylmuramic acid kinase, giving the protein MKQYNVIGIMSGTSMDGVDLAYVEFTEDNGKWSYILKHADTVDYEEMWRVRLSKLNRQEGTIIAKTNVFYGKYLGHLVADFVVKYHINPHFVSSHGHTLYHAPAEGYTLQIGDGATITANCGLPVISDFRQGDVALGGQGAPLVPIGDMLLFSEYQYCLNLGGIANISGQHNGTTIAYDVCPCNIAFNRIARNNGLLYDTGGQIAAAGQVNEDLLNVLNSVDYYKNPGPKSLGREWINNDFWHLTKEFNLSSEDKMCTLVEHVAIQISKALYEMVDGEEEKLASQKVLVTGGGAFNHYLMERLKAQTSAQIIIPDEQTINYKEALIFAFLGVLRFRNENNILSSVTGAMSDSCGGAMWGKFPMVIG; this is encoded by the coding sequence ATGAAACAATATAATGTAATAGGGATCATGTCGGGCACTTCAATGGATGGAGTTGACTTGGCTTATGTTGAATTTACAGAAGACAATGGCAAATGGAGTTATATACTCAAACATGCTGACACCGTTGACTACGAAGAAATGTGGCGGGTGCGTTTGTCGAAATTAAATAGACAAGAGGGAACTATTATAGCCAAAACAAATGTATTTTATGGAAAATATTTGGGTCATCTCGTTGCTGATTTTGTGGTGAAGTATCATATAAATCCACACTTCGTTTCTTCCCATGGGCACACCTTGTATCATGCACCAGCCGAAGGATATACTTTACAAATTGGTGACGGTGCAACTATTACTGCCAACTGTGGTTTGCCTGTAATCAGCGATTTTCGACAAGGCGATGTAGCCCTTGGTGGGCAAGGAGCTCCACTTGTTCCTATTGGCGATATGTTATTATTTTCTGAATACCAATATTGTTTAAATTTAGGTGGTATTGCAAATATAAGTGGTCAACATAATGGTACAACTATAGCTTATGATGTTTGTCCCTGTAATATAGCCTTCAACCGCATTGCTCGCAATAATGGTTTATTATATGATACAGGTGGACAAATTGCTGCTGCAGGACAAGTGAACGAAGATTTATTAAATGTGCTTAATAGCGTAGATTATTATAAAAACCCGGGTCCTAAAAGTTTGGGACGAGAGTGGATTAATAATGATTTCTGGCATCTCACCAAAGAATTTAATTTAAGCAGCGAAGATAAAATGTGTACTTTAGTTGAACATGTAGCTATACAAATTTCGAAAGCATTATATGAAATGGTGGATGGCGAAGAAGAAAAATTGGCTAGCCAAAAAGTATTGGTAACAGGTGGTGGAGCATTCAATCATTATTTAATGGAGCGTTTAAAAGCACAAACATCTGCACAAATTATTATACCCGACGAGCAAACTATTAATTATAAAGAAGCATTAATTTTTGCATTCTTAGGTGTGTTACGTTTCCGTAATGAGAATAATATACTAAGCTCGGTAACGGGTGCTATGAGCGATTCTTGCGGCGGAGCGATGTGGGGGAAATTTCCAATGGTTATAGGTTAG
- a CDS encoding M1 family metallopeptidase has product MMQMLFKLRTIGTFFTLFGLVFFNNLPSHAQQASKQSTWQQQCDYDIEVKLDDVKRQLNGKIKMTYKNNSPETLREIYIHLWPNAYKNNETPFAKQQVENGSLDFHFAADSCKGYIDSLIFYVNGIEIKVGITAKGTSATDRATSIDIIQLILPMPLAPGDVCTIETPFRVQIPKVFSRMGWGYDKERGNYNFNITQWYPKPAVYDANGWNAMPYLDQGEFYSEFGTFNVKITVPKKYIVAATGNEQSKIDNADSTTTTIYKQTQVHDFAWFANPDFGIVSEDIILKSGRKVVSKVYYIKGRAGKSKVSTYSQALTTMKNTLEFLGSHVGEYPYDVVTVVQGPLLAGGGMEYPTITVMPGLDATTIEHEVGHNWFYGILGSNERQHPWMDEGINSFYEDWYKNRTDNNNAAKTYVNTKEINDMDQHYILYQMQQFANLDQPIEGHAALYSDANYGGIVYGKTALAFNYLREYLGNDIMDKCMLTYYDTWKFRHPLPGDIREVFETVSGKKLDWFFDILIGTTKTVDYKLIKAKQKNDILYITVKNKGGVESPVFLNTKGKTGEESSYKFEGFKGKKTFEVPCKDWKWVKIDTGHYMIETNLRNNYIKNSFLLKKAEPFHIKMIGIGKSTDANLYVAPIIAANKYDGFMLGCMLSNEIVPLRSLQFTFVPMYGFRSNRIEGLGDITKFIKTKNRKINMVEVGINFRRFASSNYKNFIHDDTLTFYSRSDLYINLLLAKKNPRSFRDNNLKFGILGISETGKNLQRQSAQTNFTTYTYLEFNSKDNSKLNPVNYNIKSLRGNVNRLQATVVGHFNFSIKKKMYYRFFGGVMKGTTTLQGRASFFPTGNQGYQDFTYDQLMPARNGQTLDNHVFTHQVLTRDGNIHIPLSMGNSDKWLTAVNFELPLPGKIPFMVYGDFSLYNSVSYNSSSPNIPIYTPTSLYSFGLSLPFFSRSFIIYFPLLNSQSINTAFDTNFPNTSKIGLFAKKISFILDLSKLNPTNRKYIRLSTLGM; this is encoded by the coding sequence ACAATTGGTACTTTCTTCACCCTTTTTGGCCTTGTTTTTTTCAACAACTTACCTTCACATGCCCAGCAAGCTAGTAAGCAAAGCACTTGGCAGCAGCAGTGCGACTACGATATTGAAGTAAAACTCGACGATGTGAAACGGCAGTTGAATGGCAAAATTAAAATGACCTATAAGAATAATTCACCTGAAACATTGCGTGAAATTTACATTCATCTCTGGCCCAATGCTTATAAAAACAATGAGACCCCATTTGCCAAGCAACAAGTAGAAAATGGTAGTCTCGATTTTCATTTTGCAGCAGATAGTTGCAAAGGTTATATAGATTCATTAATTTTTTATGTGAATGGAATTGAGATAAAAGTTGGCATTACAGCTAAAGGAACATCTGCTACCGATAGAGCGACAAGTATAGATATTATACAATTAATTTTACCTATGCCGCTTGCTCCTGGCGATGTGTGTACTATTGAAACACCTTTTCGTGTACAAATTCCCAAAGTATTTTCACGCATGGGTTGGGGTTATGATAAAGAAAGAGGAAACTATAATTTTAATATTACACAATGGTATCCAAAACCTGCGGTATACGATGCCAATGGATGGAATGCCATGCCTTATTTAGACCAAGGTGAATTTTATAGCGAGTTCGGAACTTTTAACGTAAAAATTACGGTACCTAAAAAATATATAGTTGCTGCAACAGGAAATGAACAAAGCAAAATAGATAATGCAGATAGTACAACCACCACTATATATAAACAAACGCAAGTGCATGATTTTGCTTGGTTTGCCAATCCCGATTTTGGAATCGTGAGCGAAGATATTATATTAAAAAGTGGAAGAAAAGTAGTGAGCAAAGTATACTATATAAAAGGAAGAGCCGGCAAGTCAAAAGTAAGTACTTATTCACAAGCTCTTACAACGATGAAAAACACACTCGAATTTTTAGGAAGCCATGTGGGCGAATATCCTTATGATGTGGTTACCGTGGTGCAAGGTCCTTTATTGGCTGGTGGTGGTATGGAGTATCCTACGATAACTGTAATGCCCGGACTTGATGCAACTACTATAGAACATGAAGTGGGACATAATTGGTTTTATGGAATATTGGGAAGTAACGAACGCCAACACCCATGGATGGATGAGGGAATAAATTCGTTTTATGAAGATTGGTATAAGAACAGAACTGATAATAATAACGCCGCAAAAACTTATGTGAATACAAAAGAAATTAATGATATGGACCAACATTATATATTGTATCAAATGCAGCAATTTGCAAACCTCGATCAGCCGATTGAAGGCCACGCAGCCTTATATTCCGATGCAAATTATGGAGGTATTGTATATGGCAAAACCGCATTAGCTTTTAATTATCTGCGAGAATATTTGGGCAATGATATTATGGATAAATGTATGTTGACCTATTATGATACTTGGAAATTTAGACATCCATTACCTGGAGATATACGTGAGGTGTTTGAAACCGTGAGTGGTAAAAAATTGGATTGGTTTTTTGATATACTTATTGGAACTACCAAAACTGTGGATTACAAATTGATAAAAGCCAAACAAAAGAATGATATATTATATATAACTGTAAAAAATAAAGGAGGGGTGGAAAGCCCTGTTTTTTTAAATACGAAAGGCAAAACGGGAGAAGAATCTTCGTATAAATTTGAAGGATTTAAGGGCAAGAAAACGTTTGAAGTGCCTTGTAAGGACTGGAAGTGGGTGAAGATTGATACAGGACATTACATGATAGAAACCAATCTCAGAAATAATTATATAAAAAATAGTTTCCTATTAAAGAAGGCTGAACCATTTCATATAAAAATGATTGGTATAGGAAAAAGCACCGATGCTAATTTATACGTTGCTCCTATTATTGCCGCTAATAAGTATGATGGCTTTATGCTTGGCTGTATGTTGAGCAATGAGATTGTTCCGCTGCGTAGCTTGCAATTTACTTTTGTGCCTATGTATGGTTTCAGAAGTAATAGAATAGAAGGGTTGGGTGATATTACTAAGTTTATCAAAACCAAAAATAGGAAAATTAATATGGTAGAAGTGGGTATTAATTTTCGCCGTTTCGCCAGTAGTAATTACAAAAATTTTATTCATGACGATACCCTTACTTTTTATAGCCGCTCCGACTTATATATAAATTTATTATTGGCCAAAAAAAATCCCAGAAGTTTTCGTGATAATAATCTCAAATTTGGTATATTGGGTATAAGTGAAACTGGAAAAAATTTACAAAGGCAATCTGCACAAACAAATTTTACCACATACACCTATCTAGAATTTAACTCAAAAGATAATAGCAAATTAAATCCAGTAAACTATAATATAAAATCATTGAGGGGGAATGTAAATCGGTTGCAAGCAACAGTTGTAGGGCATTTTAATTTCAGCATCAAAAAGAAAATGTATTATAGGTTTTTTGGTGGCGTCATGAAAGGCACTACTACGCTGCAAGGCCGAGCAAGCTTTTTCCCTACAGGCAATCAAGGATATCAAGATTTTACGTATGACCAATTGATGCCAGCTCGAAATGGACAAACTTTAGATAACCATGTATTCACGCATCAAGTATTAACACGCGATGGAAATATACATATTCCCCTGAGCATGGGCAATAGTGATAAATGGCTTACAGCAGTCAATTTTGAACTGCCATTGCCTGGTAAAATTCCTTTTATGGTGTATGGAGATTTTAGTTTGTATAATAGTGTAAGTTATAATAGTAGCAGTCCCAATATTCCTATATATACACCTACCTCATTGTATTCTTTTGGATTGTCATTGCCATTTTTCAGTCGATCTTTTATCATTTATTTCCCTTTGCTCAATAGTCAATCCATCAATACAGCATTCGACACCAATTTCCCCAATACCAGTAAAATAGGACTGTTTGCCAAAAAAATATCCTTTATTTTAGACTTGAGCAAACTGAATCCTACCAATAGGAAATATATCAGGTTAAGTACTTTGGGGATGTAG